From Balearica regulorum gibbericeps isolate bBalReg1 chromosome 28, bBalReg1.pri, whole genome shotgun sequence:
AGACGGTTTTTCCTCCTTCGTGATTTCTCATCTCCACATCCCCTTGGGGCTGTGACACCTCCTGCTAATTAAAGGAGTGGCAGATTTGTTAGGTCCGGCAGAGGAGCTGGACGAGTGTGAGGGACGGGGCTCAGATCGGTGGCGGATGTAAGAGCGgtcacatggaaaataagccTGGCCGGCGCAAGGGATCTTGGAGAGCGTTACTGGACCGCTTTCCCTCCTGCCACTTCAGGTCTCCATCGCAAACCCGATGAGGAGAGCAGATGTTCCCCATAAAGCCGACATTTTGCCGGCTGATGAGGCAAACGGGAAGGAGGATCCTTCCTGGAGGAGCCAAGACCCTCACTGGGACAGGAGAGCTCCTGACAGGGAGCATCCTCTTTGCAAAGCTTTGCTCCTGGTGGCAAAGGTTAAAAATTGGCCAGTTTGAACAAAAATCTCCCTGACCTCGCGTAGGCATTTGTACCAGCGCAACAACTGCGGTCCAGGTAGGAAATTCCTTTCAGCCAGGCTGGCAACGTTTCACAGTCAAGTCAACCTGCCAGTGCCAAAGGTCAGGCAATACACCTGCCTCCAAAGGCTGCAAACAGTTTGTTTTTCCATCGCTCGGCTCCTCTGGAAGCGGTGATTCCTGGAATCCCAAGGCAAAAGACCCCTTCCCCGCCAACTTCGCCTCAGTGAAGTGTCAAGCACAGACAACAAACTCAGCGGCTCAGCGTGAAGGATCAAGGCTGCTTTATTGCAAAGGTGGACGAGCGACAAGTGCTGAAACGAGAGCTGGTGGCAACACATGACCGGAAAACCATGTCCCTTCCATTGTGCCAGACAGAGTAACTTCCTAACGGGAAAATCGGACGTTTTCTCcagcaggggctgcaggacacCAAAGCTGGGTGAATTGTGACATTTTTGAGGATAAGGAGTCAGGACTGAACCTCTGCAGGTCTAAGCACCCCATCCCAGCTGGCTGGCGCTGCCAGGCTCAGAAAGCACAGGGTCCCGGTGCACCCCAATCACCCATTCCCCTCACGGGTGCCGGCGTTGGCAGCTCCgcctgctctccctgccctggcacgGGCTGCCTCAATGGAGATGCTTGTCCTGTGCCGGGCCTACACACGCACTACCAGCCGTCCTTGAGCCCACTCGGACCTGCAGGGACACAGATTCAGCATTGTCTCAAACTTGGGGacagagcagagaaaagaaatgcccTGGAGTTTGCCTGGAAGAAGCTAGGCAGCTCTCTGCGAGCAATTGAACGTGCTGGGATCAGCTGTTAATCTGTGCCCAGCTTTCTGTGGCTGCTTGGGCGTGTGGCACAGCAGGAGACAGCCTGGGCTGTCCTCCCACCTGCTAAGAGAGGGTTAGCATATCACCCAGGCTAATGAAAAGCAACTTGGATCATCCACGAGATTCGCGAGGAGGGGAAACGCCACCTTCCCCAAAGATTTATAATTACTCGGGAGCCTATCCTCCCGCCTCCCTCTCCACACACGTCTTGAGGTGGGCCAGGACGGAGCAAATCTTCCAAAAAAAAGGGAGGCCATCAACAGGGAGGCACCTTCACATCGCCGCGAGGCCAGCGGAGGAGAGCAGGGTCAAGATCAGGACCAGCACCCCAGACTGGTTGACCTGGGGGATCTTGAACCCCTTCCCCATGTCCCATGCCTGCAGGAGAGAAGAGACACAGCAGGGTTAATTCAACCAGGCTGGGATGGTCCCTGATGGCAGATGTGCCAGACGCAGGCAGAAAGGCACCTCTTTCTGATGAAAGCCTGCAAAtccaccccaaaaccagccttTGGACCATTGGGTACAGACCGGAGGGAGGGCTGAAGGTGTCCGTTGCTGCAGAGCAAGGGGCAGGGCTCTCCCTGGGTGCAGGCACACATGCACCGTGCCAGAGGAAGCTTATCCCTCACCAAGCCCCCCCATCTATCGGCAAAGCTGCCCATGAGCTCTCCCTAATCCCCAACAGCCGCAGCACGCCAGGTTCACTTCAAAAGCGGCAGCTGCTCTCCGCTTGCTTCTCTCCTGCTGACAGAAATAGGTTATAAAACACTGCACAAGCCACAGATCTGAGGCAGCGCCAACATCCCTGGGGGCAGAGCCGAGTGGTGGGGGTTTGCCGCAGCCCCCCGCACCTCCATGTACCTCCCTGGGGTATGGTGCAAGCCATGGAGGCCAGGCTGAACCCCAACggcagggagggatgctggAACGGCACCCCGCAGCTGGGTGTCCTCAGTTTCCACGTGGGTTTGCACCTCTTGGCTGACTTTGGCCAAGGGAAAGCAGGGTGGCTGAGGGCAGCCTGAGGAGTGCACGCCccctcccagcctgcagcaagCCCTTGGGGCTCAAAGCAGAGAAGCACCTGGGGCAGAGGCCCTAAACTGAACCTGCTCCCTGTTGACTCCCCCTCTGTCACTGATGGGCCGCACTGTCGAGCGCAGCCAGGGGCCAACACTGCTGGTTTCCTTCTCAATTTAATTAGCATCCTAATATATATGTCCAGTCAGAGACTTCAGCACGCATTCGACTCAGGATGCTCTGAACAAGCAGCTGGTTATGACTGCTCCATTTGCCCCACAGCATCTCCACGAGCGAGAGGGTCTGAGCCAGCTGCAGGCCCCGTGCTCCGAGACCTCATCTGATGCCGAGCACTTAAAAAGCAGATAACGAGCACTCGCAGCACCGTGGGCCCCAAGGACCTGCAGAGAGGGCTCCTCTCACAGCACACAGCTGTTGTTCACCTCAACAGCTCGGCCAGGCGCCTCTGGGCACTCTGACACCAGCACCTCGTAATGGCTGCTCTCAGGTACAAGATACAACATCCAACAGTGCTCATGTCCCGTGTTTCTGTGCTGGAAAAACTGGGAGCTGTCAGCACCCACAGCACGAGCCCATGTCTGCAGCGCAGCTCCGCACGTGATGCTCCTGCCTAGAGCAGAAGGATCGTGTCACGCTCCAGGCCAGCTGCCTTTGCAATTCGCTCCTGTAAAACCAAACTTACTTGGAgctacagaaaacacaaaatcctCTACAAAAAGCAGCACGTCTTGTACTGTTCCCAACAAGAATCTCTCAGCTCTCCAGCTCCCCTCCTTCATCAAACACAGGAAGCTCAGCCGAACAGAGCTGCTTGTTCCACACTTCAGCCCAGGGCAAACATCACAGGTTACTTTCTGTGCAGGCAGCGCTGTCTTCAATCCTCTGTCACACATCCTCTGGGCTCATTAAACACAACAAAATGCTTGGAAGATCACAGCGCAATGGCTGCATGACGAGGGTGAGATAAAGAGCAACGAGTGGCACTTCTGCAGGGCTTGAGCCCGCGGCTCTGTGGACACATCCCCCAGCTGTAATGCTGCTCCTGCCACCCCTCGTCCGTCTCCTGCAGCCGAGGAGACACGGGGGGATGCTTCAGCCACCTGTGCTGCCTGGTGAAGTACCAACGTAGCGATGCTCTTTGCAAGTTAAACGTACCCAAAAATAGCACCAAGGTTCTGAAGCACTTGAGGTGACTAATTCCCATTTCCAAGGGCACTTTCCCAGATGCCGCACCCAGCACTCCTGCAGCTGACAGACATTTCCCTTCCCTCACACCCCTGGCCCCTCGTGGAAACTACTCACAAGGTGTCGGACTCCATTCCAGGTGTGGTAGGAGAAGGGGAAAGCCAGAGCAAATTTAGCAGAGTAGATGAGAGCAGGGCCAAGGCTGAGCGACTTCACCATGGCCAGGTAGTGGGGAAACTGttctgggagcagcagggcagccagACCAAAGAGGGAGACACCTGGAAAGACAAAGCCCACAGGTCAAGCCAGCAGAAGCGTTACCAACCCCTCACTGTCTGCCAAGAGAGCCAGGCCACCTCTACGTTTCTGGTTTGGTGACACAGCCTGAACCACCATCAGCTCATGGTAGCTTGcacaggaaggaggagggagaagggctCTGCCCATCTGGTGgcagtgccagcagcactgTGACAATGTGCCCTGGGGTGCTGAGGACTCAAACTGGGGCAGCAACGCCCTGCATCTGGGTCCTGCATTACTCATACAACACCCAGAGACCAAACTGGTGTGAGCTCACGCAACAGCAGCCAAACCAGCCCAAATTCAAGGTTAAAGGGACAATGAAGTTCAGAAATGTAAGGTGGCAGCTCTTCGGCAAAGCGCTCAGATCCACATCTCAGAACAGAAACCCCTCCGTTGCCAGCCACCAACACAGGCAGTGACCTAGCAAGGCTGCCTTGGTGCGGATCAGCAAAGGCACCGACAGACAAAGAAGCAGCCTGACACGCGTGGCTGCACTAGCTGCAGGAGCCACGGCAGCTTCTCCTCCTCATTTCTAGGCCAAGAGGGTTTCTACAGATGGTGCTGCCAAAAGAATGGGAACGATCGCAGCCAGCAGTCAGCCAAGTCGCGATTCACTCTCTGCTCAATAGCGCCTGATTACACTGCAGCACACTAGCTCGAGCGCCTAGGCTGAAGCCGGTGCTGCCAGCGCGAGTCAACCAGCTGCTTCCTCGCTCAGCCACTTGTCTCCTCAATGGCCTTTGTGTTTGCCCTGCAAGAAGCGCAGGAAGTTGGAGGCTCCTGTAATTACAGGCCTTGACGGAGAAGAGCTGAacacttccccctcctcctggcTGCTGAGCTGTGGTCGGCAGAAGCGATGTTCCTTCGTGCTCAATCGGCCTGGGAAGGGGACGATTTCCCCTCCGGCAGAGGCTGATGGATCGGAGCAGAAAGGCAACAGTGAACCTGCCAGCTCGGCCCATCTGACAGCGAGCTGGACGAAGCCAGGCATGTCCTGAGCTTCTGGAGATAAAGTCCCAAAGCGGGGTGGTGCCAGCAGGCAGCCTTTCTGGCCAGCTCCGTGGCTGCCACACAACACCCTGGATTCACGCATGGAGCAGGGTATGCAGCCAGCCCAAAGGAGCCAGCTGGGCTCACAGGGTGCACGTAGCGAAGTCACCCTGTTGCACTCAGGGCAGGCAGCCATaggctgctctcctgcagagGATATGTGCTGCCCTTtgcaaggcagagcagggcacaAGTCAGCTTGTCTGGGaggagcagagcctgggggCCGAGCTGAGccctccccagggctctgccatACTGACATCAGAGCAGGAGGGCACGCAGGTGCCCTTTTCCCAGAGACCAACTCCCAAACCCTCACGGGAGGCCAGGCTGGGAAGAGCAGGCTGCAGCCCTCACTGCTCCATCTCACTCTGCAGAGTGCAGAATGCCAGTCCTCAGTCCTGCACATCTTTTCTGAGCCCCTTGACTCCCTGCCCTTCTGCAAACACCAACCcagctccccctcctcagcagggagCTACCAGAGAAGCACCTTCCTGCTGCCATGAGAGGGcattaatggaaataaaagagcTTTTCACAGTTAGACATCCTAGCACTTAGTCAAACCATGCAAGTCAAATTGCTGGAGGGAGTTTATCGGTTTAGATGCCGGCACCGCCTTCTCCACCACCAGGATctctgggaaagcagcagccactcCCAGGAAGCTGAAAAACTCCACCTGTGCTAAGGAAAATCCTCtgagctctccctgcctgtcaGTCTTTTCCCTCACACAGGGTCTTCTGTAAGGGTAAACCAGCAAAAAACAGACCCAGAAGAGAAGGGCTGAGAAATGAAGCAGCAGATTGACCTTTTCTAGGTTGGGGAAGGCACCAAAGAAAGCGGCCAGGCCAGGCAAAGTGCTGCAGAGGCTTTGAAGACTTTTACGTACAGGGGAGCATCGCAGCCTTTGCAGGACTGGAGCCACTCGCAGCACAAGAGGACCCAGGGACAGAAaaatgggaatggggatggagAAGGGCAGAGCACAAAGCACAGGTTTCCCAGGAGAAAACCCATTGCTGAAGCTGGGGACACAGGAGAGAAAACGTCTGCCTGGAGTCCCATCTCCGAATCATTCAGAGGGGTCttccctcccgcagccccctccctccATCACCATGAGGCAGGTAGATGCACGCACCTAAGCTCAGCGCAACACCGGTGCCCCGGTGCGTGATGGACAtcgccatgggcagggaccaCCTGCAAAACAACCAACCTCATCAGCAAAACAGGGCACAATACCAGGGAGGCCTTGGGACAAGCACAGCCCGTCTATTCCTAGACAGCTCCGTGCTGCTGGGCGGGTATTTCTGCACTCGGAGTTATTCAAGGAATCCAGCCAGAGCAAAAGGGGAGAGACGGGGGAATTTGCAGAGGCAGCTTGGGAATGGCAAATGCCACTGGCACGGgtttgggaagggaagggcGTCTGCTGAGAAAGCTTAAAGGGAGATGAAAGACTCCCTGAAGTTGAGGAACAAAGGGGCAGGGTTTGGGCATCCAGGCTCACGGATAAATGAGAGAACCTGGAAAAGTGACAGAGGTGGCCACAAAGAAGCTGTCACCTTTCTGAGAAGGGAACTCAAGAGCCCCGAGCTGGCCTCCTGCCCCCACTCCTGAGGACGGCCAACTCCGCAGCGGGACACGCCATTCCGTGTAACCGCCCTCTGCCTTTCAACAGCACATCTGGAGACACTGCCCAGCCCGAGCACCCCGAGGTGCAGCTCTGGGGGGACTGTACCCCTCCCGCAACACCCCGTATGAAAACAGCGAGTGTCACCAACTCCATGGGGGAGGCTATGATTGCCCTCCCCAGCTCAGACTGGTCACAGTGCAATGTAGGGCATGTCCCCGTCCTCTGCCTGAAGGGGCAGCACAAACACGCACAGCCCCCCCATCCAAGGGTGCCTCTGGGGACGGGGCTGGCCCCAGTCATGTGCCagagcccagagctgccccagTGCAAAGCTGAGGAGGCCCAGAGGCTCTTACTTGTAAATGGTGACATGAGGGGACAAGGGACGATTGGACTTGGTGTTCTTCTCCCAGAAGCGGGCCATCTCCTCCTTGGCCGTCGTTCCCATGGGGACAATGCTGCAAAAGAAGAGGAGACGGGAGGTGCGGGGAGATGGGCAGCATTTTACCCCTTCGCGCTCTGCAGGGCTTCGCTGCGGCAGCTTTCCAGCTCGCAGGATGCAAGCTCCCGGCTGACCTTGACTACAGCAGTACAAAGAACGGCTCCAGCTGTGCGTGGACACAGGCAAGGAGAGGATCACTGCCAGCTCTCCCGAGTGAATAATAATACGCAGGATGGGAAGCTGCTGCACTGGAATCCACTcagccagcagagcagagccacccccccccagcaccacccaAATCAGGGTATAGGATATCAGATAACACATTATATAATACTGATAACATGCAACCTGCTCTTTCCTGCCATGGTAATTGCACACTGTACCAAATAAAGAGCTTGTAATTTAACGTTCCCGAGATTACACAGCAATTACACTTACAGCCCAATTTAGCAGAAAATAACTATTTCCCCCTAAGCCCGGTAGCAGGAAGCACAGGAACAAGAGGgcttctgcagctcccagccctcctcAGGTGCAAAGCTGTTGCGCAGAGCAGCACCTCCTGAGAGACCCAGGCCAGCCTCAGCAGCCAGCCACGCTCTCCCTTCATCCCCATCCACAAGCTCTGGCCTCTCCATAAACAGGCCGTGCCCTCGCGGTGGTGCCCTCGGTAAGTGCCCAGCCAACACACGGTGTTGATTGACCAGAATTCCTAAGCGGATGGAGTGCGCACATGCCCCAAAGCCTCAGATGGGATCCCTCAGGGAAGAACTTAATCCCGTTACTCTCAGTAAAACCTCGGACTCACTGTCGCAATGAGAGGCCAGGGCCAAGCCGAGCCAGCAGGCATCGCCGACCCACACATCTGCAAGAGAGAAGATGGAAAGGCTTTGTGAGTGCCAAATAAACGTCTGAAAATGCCAGCAAAGTGGGGCCGGGGAGGGGATTCAGCAGTTCATATCTTAAAATCAATCTTAACATGAGAAGATCTGGGCTGTTCCTCAACAAGTCTTCTCTCTCCTACACTGAGCTCTAGAGTCTCTAGACTGCCTGGGGGTTCAACTCTTTACGACACCCTGTAATTAGTCTACTCAGCTGTAATACCTTGTTTGTAAGACAAGACATAAACAGCACTCTAAGCTCACAGCTACACTGAGGCAGTCCATTTTTCACTCTCACCACAGCAATTATTGGGGTGGGCAGCACACATCCCCAGAAAGGCACATCTGCTCCACGGAAAGAGCTGGTTCAGGCCACTGCTCTCCACGCGTCCGAGATGAAGACATCAAACCCCCCCCTCctccaaacacttttttttgttacagcATTTCACCACTGCCATTCGTTAAGCTCCGAGCACCAGTGAGATGGGAGATCACTGTCGCAGCCCAGCACAAGCAGCATTTCAGTTGCGCTGAGGCTCAAGGCAGGAGGTAAAAAGGGATTTTGTAGTGCCCGAAAGAGTGGGTGCCACTCTCTACGGAACGACTGTAGTAACCATGACTGACATTCAAGGGCACACCTCCAGAAACGGGGAGGAacagccccccagcccagcacagctCGAGCATTTGCAGATGTGGGCTGGAATCTGCAGCGCCCGCTCCTCTCCAGGACAAAGCGTAACAGGCAGCACTGCCTTTCCTGACGACACGACACGACGAGAACGAGGTGTGTAATAACGTCTGGCGCACTCATCTGCAGCACAACGTCAAACACTAATTAATCTTCTCAAACGCACAGGCATCTGTACCAGTATCTCCCGCTGTTTCACTAACAGTGGTAGATAAACGAAGCTCTGCTGCTCTTCGGTTGTCCTACAGCCAGTCTCGAGGACAGGGTAGGAAAAACATCTGGAGGTCAGCTCCTCACCAGGTGTGAATCCAAAACAAAAGTCATTATTATTAACCACTCCAAGTTCCTGTGTAAATGATCGTTAGgatgtttcctttcaaaatccTCCCTCACGTTCAAAGGCTGGACTTGAAACGCAGCAGGTTTTTAGGAAGGCGTCCTGGCTGGATGCATGAATTTTCGGCAATGCAGAATCCACCCCATGCTGCAGTGCAACATTTCTGACTGAAAACCCCTCTTTGAACCGTCTCTAGTTTATCAACGCCCTCCCTGAAGTGCAGCCTGACAGCAAGACCTGAACTTCAGGGGGACACAGCAATGGCTGAGCAAAGCCAAACCTGCACCAAGCCCACCATCGTGTCCGAGAGCAGCCAACAGCGGATCCCTGGAGAAAAGTCTCGGGGAACACATGGGAGCACCCGCCCGCACCTGCAGCTCACACGCTTCCTGAGCCAGAGGGTTTCAGTCCATAACAAATGGCCTTTTTTGCCATGAAATCGCATTGCCATCTCCCACTCCCCCCCAACTTTCAGCACAAATTCTCACAGCCTAACCAAACGTGGAGAATCAGATCCCTGCTTGTCCATAGCCCCCACAGACCAGTGCCAGCCACCGCCTCCCGGTTCTTGGCCAGGAGAGACGAGGTGAACGATAAATCTCTACTCACAGACCATTAATGATTTATGCCCCCCTCAGTCCTCTTTTCCAGATTAAAAGGCTCAACCTACTTCACCTCTCCTTCTACAGAAGCTGCTCAACAACTCTTCTGGGGGCCGGGGCGGTAGAAGAGTGAGGGCCGGCTCCAAATCACACACAATAttcaaaacaagaataaaatgcACAATGCGCTTGCGTTTTTTCAAAGCTAAACTCCCCAGCAAGAACTCCCCATCCTCTTGgctcaattttatttattttttttttagatgcaaAGCATTACATCTTGCTTCAGTGCAATGACTATCGCTTGCAAAACACAGCCCTCCAGCTAAGCAATCAAGGTCACTCTGTACCAAGGACCTGTCCTCTTCATTATTTATCATCCTCTAAGTTGTTGCAtcttctccagctctccctccattaacttgcattttcttccagatcactgacagttttttttaaaagaagaattagCCCTAAAAGAGGATCCTCCAGGTCCCCACTGAGAGCTCCCCACGGCACCCCAGCCAACTCCCACTCTGCCCTGCGCTCAAGGAGGGTGCAAAGACTCAGGGGACACCTGGAGAGCGATAATGATTGGGGACTTTACAGAGTGCAGCCACTTGCACAGGGCTGGAGAAGTACAAGTGTAAAGCAGCAGCTCAAACGAGATGTCTATGAACGCCCGGTGGTGGAAGGGCACCGGGTGCACACACCCCACCACGCAGCTGGGTTAGCTCAGAAGGAGAATTTCAGGAGTCGCGGGAGACAGCTCTGGAGCAGCATCAGCTCAGCATCACGTTGACAGACATCGTTAACATTTATCCTGCAAGACAGGTCTATAAAAATCACTCAGATTTCACCATGAGGGAGGCAAATGAGAAGCGATTATATATGCTTTTTCATCTGACAAGCAGAAGCAGACACGAGATGAAGTTATCAGGTGCAGGATGAAACCAGAGCAAGCAACTCCTCTCTTGTTTTTCAAGCAGCGGCTGTGGGGTGCCTGCCCCAGCAGGTATTGGAGCCCCCCCGCCTCTCACGCTGCCGGCAGATCCTGCCTTTAAACAAACCCGCACACGCAACAAAGAGCTTTCCACAAAAGCATGACAGCTCCAACCGGTGCTAGAAAGAGAATATATTAGAACGAAATCCCAAACACCGTCTCCAGGCTGATATCAAAGAGACTGTTGGGAACGGGGGGTTGGGAAGGGGACAGTCACAGCCTCGAGGAGGCACAAAACTTTCTGGTGGGGGTGGTAGATGGAAAGAGGCACCTTCAGGCCACACAAATGCAACGCCCTTCCCCATCACTGCTCAGTGCCACGGGCATGGCGGGACACGCTCCCATGGGGGACCGCTGAGCTCCGACAAAGCCACCAGCACCCTACTGGGTGGCCCTGCGAGGTGGGGGACACCCCCCAGCGCTGGCTGGGTGGTAACGCAGACATTTGTCCACCCAGTCGAGGCCACCAAAAGCCAGAGAGGTGAGACGGCAGGCggggagcaggaaggagcagcaCTGCCCTTGTCAGCAGCGATAAAGTGCCAGCCTCGCCCACAGCCGGGCCGATCTCGGCCCCGCAGAGCTCCCAGGCCTCGGTTCCCCTCCCGCAGCCCAAGGGGGACCAGGCACCCCGGGGGCCCGCTGCGGCGGAGGAGCCGCACGGTTCAGCCTCCCGAGGGGGCGATGCCTCCCCGGCTCCCCGCAGCCGCTGGACCGGGGTGGGGGAGCGCAGGGACACGCGGCCCGTTCTCTGTCTTAAACACACCAAGGGACGAGTCACAAAGCGTCGGCGCTTCCAGAGCCCCTGCACCGGCCGTGCCCGAGGGCGCAGGGACCGGGGCCGGCCCGGGGGGGTAGCGGGCCCAGGGGTTGTCTCGCGGGTGCGGTGGCGTGGCCCGTCCCCGCACCAGGGGCCGTTACCGTTACCCACAGCCGAGCCGGGGGCAGGAACCCGTACCGGGACGGGGTacgccgcggcccggccccgccgaggCTCCGTGTGCGGTTCCGGg
This genomic window contains:
- the SDHC gene encoding succinate dehydrogenase cytochrome b560 subunit, mitochondrial; the protein is MAALALRCVGRRCLLARLGPGLSLRHIVPMGTTAKEEMARFWEKNTKSNRPLSPHVTIYKWSLPMAMSITHRGTGVALSLGVSLFGLAALLLPEQFPHYLAMVKSLSLGPALIYSAKFALAFPFSYHTWNGVRHLAWDMGKGFKIPQVNQSGVLVLILTLLSSAGLAAM